The proteins below are encoded in one region of Garra rufa chromosome 12, GarRuf1.0, whole genome shotgun sequence:
- the nck2b gene encoding cytoplasmic protein NCK2b, whose amino-acid sequence MVMEKCSDGWWRGSYNGQMGWFPSNYVQEDEVEDMSADFPAVFSSRPVLSNGQGLRVLHTVQTLYPFSSVTEEELNFEKGEIMEVLEKPENDPEWWRCKNCRGQVGLVPKNYVVVLNDGPLASGSHSQQNSHTGPSHTGKFAGKDWYYGNVTRHQAECALNERGVEGDFLVRDSESSPSDFSVSLKAVGKNKHFKVQQANGVYCIGQRRFNSMDELLEHYKKAPIFTSEHGEKLYLIKPLQ is encoded by the exons ATGGTGATGGAGAAATGCAGTGACGGCTGGTGGAGGGGCAGCTATAATGGTCAGATGGGTTGGTTTCCCTCCAACTACGTCCAGGAGGATGAGGTGGAGGACATGTCAGCTGACTTTCCCGCTGTCTTCTCCTCACGACCGGTCCTCAGTAATGGCCAGGGCCTCAGAGTCCTACACACTGTTCAGACGCTCTACCCCTTCAGTTCCGTCACGGAGGAGGAGCTGAACTTTGAGAAGGGTGAGATAATGGAAGTGCTGGAGAAGCCAGAGAATGACCCAGAATGGTGGAGGTGTAAGAACTGCCGTGGGCAGGTGGGTCTGGTGCCAAAGAACTATGTGGTTGTGCTCAACGATGGTCCATTAGCCTCGGGCTCCCATTCCCAGCAGAACAGCCACACGGGACCCTCCCACACGGGGAAATTCGCCGGAAAGGACTGGTACTATGGCAACGTGACACGGCACCAGGCGGAGTGTGCGCTGAACGAGAGAGGGGTGGAAGGAGACTTCCTTGTGCGAGACAGCGAGTCCTCT CCAAGTGATTTCTCAGTGTCGCTGAAAGCAGTCGGGAAGAACAAACACTTTAAAGTGCAGCAGGCGAATGGAGTTTACTGTATCGGTCAACGCCGCTTCAATTCTATGGATGAACTGTTAGAGCACTACAAAAAAGCTCCCATCTTCACTAGCGAACATGGAGAGAAGCTTTACCTTATCAAACCCCTCCAGTGA
- the otos2 gene encoding otospiralin-like, producing MFRLCFSLFLCLVWLGLLCLTEAVENQAESREKRSVPNWALTSSDFFGWIEELRSHAGYDKIDELARTFWAHFPSASRLGYDPPAQEE from the exons ATGTTTCGTCTGTGTTTCTCACTCTTCCTGTGTTTGGTTTGGCTTGGACTGCTCTGTCTCACAG AGGCAGTGGAAAACCAAG CTGAATCAAGGGAAAAAAGGAGTGTGCCTAACTGGGCGCTGACATCTTCAGATTTTTTCGGCTGGATTGAAGAGCTGCGCTCTCACGCTGGCTATGACAAGATTGACGAATTGGCCAGAACCTTCTGGGCTCACTTCCCATCCGCCAGCCGCCTGGGTTACGACCCTCCTGCTCAAGAAGAATAA
- the ecrg4b gene encoding augurin-B, with product MSLHSLCVGAILLISILSLCSPSGGSSGSGLQRILMKRDAKELEAKPKAQIAVSQSKAKEFLSVFHRSKRNVWDRSRPDVQQWIQQFMYMGYDEARLETDLSYWMDQARSNDQGRQHHHDENAPMSQQDPSSYRHGANVNYDYY from the exons ATGTCACTCCACAGCCTCTGTGTTGGAGCTATCCTTCTCATAAGCATCCTGTCTCTCTGCTCACCCTCAG GTGGTTCATCTGGGAGTGGACTACAGAGGATTCTCATGAAACGAGATG CAAAGGAGCTGGAAGCCAAGCCTAAGGCACAGATTGCAGTGTCGCAGTCCAAGGCTAAAGAGTTTCTGTCAGTTTTTCACAGGTCTAAGAGAAATGTATGGGACCGGAGCCGTCCTGATGTCCAGCAGTGGATCCAGCAGTTCATGTACATGGGCTACGATGAGGCA AGACTTGAGACTGATCTCTCCTATTGGATGGACCAGGCCAGATCAAATGACCAGGGCCGGCAGCATCATCATGATGAGAATGCACCTATGAGCCAACAGGACCCCAGTTCCTACAGACATGGGGCCAATGTCAATTATGATTACTATTAA